A single region of the Gossypium arboreum isolate Shixiya-1 chromosome 12, ASM2569848v2, whole genome shotgun sequence genome encodes:
- the LOC108476685 gene encoding triose phosphate/phosphate translocator, non-green plastid, chloroplastic-like, whose amino-acid sequence MQSAAYSLSSPCSIPSLKPRKFCSRAGFQPIRVSSSFAAPERHEHSVSLPNRSWRLSSSSSLPLRAWNLVPSDSKPDRFEVRATAAESAGEGEKSGSLVKILELGLLFGLWYLFNIYFNIYNKQVLKVFHYPVTISAVQFAVGTIIVSLMWTFNLYKRPKVSGEQLVAIVPLALVHILGNLFTNMSLGKVAVSFTHTIKAMEPFFSVVLSAMFLGELPTVWVVGSLLPIVGGVVLASVTEASFNWPGFWSAMASNLANQSRNVLSKKLMVKKEESLDNITLFSIITIMSFILLAPVAIFVEGIKFTPAYMQSAGLNVKEVVVRSLLAALSFHAYQQVSYMILQRVSPVTHSVGNCVKRVVVIVSSVIFFKTPVSLINSLGTGIALAGVFLYSRVKRIKPKAKAA is encoded by the exons ATGCAAAGCGCAGCGTATTCTTTGTCTTCTCCCTGTTCGATTCCATCTCTGAAGCCGCGAAAATTCTGTTCCCGCGCTGGATTCCAACCTATTCGCGTTTCATCTTCTTTTGCCGCTCCTGAACGGCATGAACATTCCGTTTCTTTGCCTAATAGATCGTGGCGGCTCTCTTCCTCCTCGTCCTTGCCGCTTAGGGCCTGGAACTTAGTTCCTTCCGATTCAAAACCGGATCGCTTTGAAGTTAGAGCCACGGCGGCGGAGAGTGCAGGTGAAGGCGAGAAGTCAGGAAGCCTGGTCAAGATATTGGAGCTTGGATTGTTGTTTGGTTTGTGGTACCTCTTCAATATCTACTTCAATATCTACAACAAACAG GTTCTTAAGGTCTTCCATTACCCTGTAACTATCAGTGCAGTTCAGTTTGCAGTTGGGACGATAATTGTTTCCCTAATGTGGACGTTTAACTTGTATAAGAGGCCGAAAGTTAGTGGTGAACAg CTAGTAGCAATTGTGCCTCTTGCTTTGGTGCATATCTTGGGCAACCTCTTTACGAATATGAGTCTAGGAAAAGTGGCTGTTTCGTTCACTCACACCATTAAAGCTATGGAGCCATTCTTCTCAGTTGTGCTTTCTGCAATGTTTTTAGGGGAG CTGCCAACTGTTTGGGTAGTTGGTTCACTTCTACCAATTGTTGGAGGAGTTGTACTTGCATCTGTTACTGAGGCATCTTTCAATTG GCCTGGATTTTGGAGTGCAATGGCTTCCAATTTGGCAAACCAGTCCCGTAATGTTCTTAGCAAAAAACTCATGGTTAAGAAAGAG GAGTCGCTAGACAACATTACCCTCTTCTCAATAATAACAATTATGTCCTTTATCTTGCTAGCTCCTGTGGCTATCTTTGTGGAAGGCATAAAGTTTACCCCTGCCTACATGCAATCAGCT GGTTTGAATGTCAAAGAAGTTGTTGTAAGATCTCTTCTTGCTGCTCTTTCCTTCCATGCCTATCAGCAG GTTTCATATATGATACTGCAAAGGGTGTCCCCTGTTACTCATTCAGTGGGCAACTGTGTAAAGCGGGTGGTGGTTATTGTCAGCTCTGTTATTTTCTTCAAGACACCTGTCTCACTGATCAATTCTCTTG GCACTGGAATTGCTCTCGCTGGAGTTTTCCTGTATTCTAGGGTGAAGCGCATTAAGCCAAAGGCAAAGGCAGCCTAA
- the LOC108479256 gene encoding uncharacterized protein LOC108479256 — MHSLSLKVFTDLNSAGTRRSCFPAQVGHGLVVDQRRRVGSGCWDRGGGAAGRKCWVVSCAVDGGNGGGGERPSLDPNPTQNQSSFLSRSQTYAMLKQQMEVAAKSEDYKEAARIRDSLKIFEEEEPVLRFRRLIKEAVADERFEDAARYRDELKEIAPHSLLKCSSDATTLGIRVQVRSVYIEGRSLPSRGQYFFAYRIRITNNSDRPVQLLRRHWIITDGNGKTENVWGIGVIGEQPVILPRTGFEYSSACPLSTPSGRMEGDFEMKHIDRVGSPSFNVAIAPFSLSTLGDDADTF, encoded by the exons ATGCATTCGCTCAGCCTTAAAGTTTTTACTGATTTGAATTCCGCGGGGACGAGGAGGAGCTGTTTTCCGGCTCAGGTGGGTCATGGATTGGTGGTTGATCAACGGAGAAGGGTTGGATCGGGTTGTTGGGATCGCGGCGGCGGTGCTGCTGGTCGGAAGTGTTGGGTAGTGAGTTGTGCGGTGGATGGCGGGAACGGTGGTGGAGGTGAGAGGCCGAGTTTGGACCCGAATCCGACTCAGAATCAGAGTTCTTTTTTATCTCGGAGCCAAACTTATGCGATGCTGAAACAGCAAATGGAGGTTGCTGCTAAATCTGAG GATTACAAAGAAGCAGCTAGAATACGTGATTCTTTGAAAATATTCGAGGAAGAGGAACCTGTTTTGAGATTTAGGAGGTTGATCAAAGAGGCTGTTGCTGATGAAAGATTTGAG GATGCTGCTAGATATCGTGATGAGTTGAAGGAAATTGCACCTCACTCTCTCCTGAAATGTTCAAGTGATGCAACAACCTTG GGAATCAGAGTTCAAGTTAGGAGTGTGTATATAGAGGGGCGTAGCCTGCCTTCAAGAGGCCAGTACTTTTTCGCATACAGAATAAGAATAACCAATAACTCAGATCGTCCAGTCCAGCTTCTCAGAAGGCACTGGATTATTACAGATGGCAATGGGAAAACTGAAAATGTTTG GGGAATTGGAGTTATAGGCGAACAGCCAGTTATTCTTCCCAGAACAGGCTTCGAATACTCGTCCGCTTGCCCATTAAGCACTCCCAGCGGCAGAATG GAAGGAGACTTCGAGATGAAACACATCGACAGAGTAGGCTCACCAAGTTTCAACGTAGCAATTGCCCCATTTTCACTCTCCACGCTAGGGGATGATGCCGATACCTTCTGA
- the LOC108479255 gene encoding uncharacterized protein LOC108479255 isoform X1, whose product MRSNSNFGDSWQPAMTGNTTISSYWFNWRVLVCAIWVLVTAFFSFVLIWKYEGFHKSNEIGDETQQDRAGFLDEDETWRPCLKGIHPAWLLAFRLVAFFVLLILLIVTAFVDGGSIFYYYTQWTFTLITFYFGLGSLLSIRGCYQYHKSVSGDRVDNVELDAEQGNHAAVATACGETSSNIAEKNINPEHPQVRFVRRRADTWGYVFQMIFQMNAGAVLLTDCVFWFIIVPFLAIKDYNLSVLAINMHTINAVFLLGDTALNCLHFPCFRIAYFFLWTVTYVIFQWLLHACVNIWWPYPFLDLSSPYAPLWYFSVALMHFPCYGAFALVIKLKHHVFTRWFPESYQCGR is encoded by the exons ATGAGGTCAAATTCAAACTTCG GAGATTCTTGGCAACCAGCAATGACAGGCAATACAACTATTTCAAGCTATTGGTTCAATTGGAGGGTGTTGGTTTGTGCGATATGGGTTTTAGTTACTgcatttttttcctttgttttgatATGGAAATATGAAGGTTTCCACAAATCAAATGAAATTGGTGATGAAACTCAACAAGACAGAGCTGGATTTCTTGATGAGGATGAGACATGGAGACCATGTTTAAAAGGGATTCACCCTGCTTGGTTGTTGGCTTTTAGACTTGTTGCTTTCTTTGTGCTTTTGATACTGCTAATTGTCACTGCTTTTGTTGATGGAGGCAGCATTTTCTACTATTATACTCA GTGGACATTCACATTGATCACCTTTTATTTTGgg CTTGGATCACTGCTCTCCATACGTGGATGTTACCAATACCACAAAAGTGTTAGTGGTGACAGGGTCGATAACGTAGAGCTAGATGCAGAGCAAGGTAACCATGCTGCTGTTGCAACAGCATGTGGAGAAACCTCTAGCAATATTGCGGAAAAAAACATTAACCCTGAACATCCCCAAGTACGTTTTGTTCGCCGACGAGCAGATACTTGGGGTTATGTCTTTCAAATGATTTTCCAG ATGAACGCAGGTGCTGTTTTGTTGACAGATTGTGTTTTTTGGTTCATAATCGTCCCATTTCTTGCCATTAAAGATTATAATCTCAGTGTT CTGGCTATTAATATGCATACTATCAATGCTGTTTTCTTGCTTGGTGATACTGCTTTAAACTGCTTG CACTTCCCTTGTTTTCGGATTGCATACTTCTTCCTGTGGACGGTGACGTATGTTATATTCCAATGGCtccttcatgcatgtgtgaataTTTG GTGGCCATACCCATTCCTTGATTTGTCATCTCCATATGCTCCCTTATG GTACTTCTCGGTAGCATTGATGCATTTCCCATGCTATGGTGCCTTTGCTTTGGTGATAAAGCTGAAACACCATGTATTTACAAGATGGTTCCCTGAATCTTATCAATGTGGGAGGTAA
- the LOC108479255 gene encoding uncharacterized protein LOC108479255 isoform X2 — translation MTGNTTISSYWFNWRVLVCAIWVLVTAFFSFVLIWKYEGFHKSNEIGDETQQDRAGFLDEDETWRPCLKGIHPAWLLAFRLVAFFVLLILLIVTAFVDGGSIFYYYTQWTFTLITFYFGLGSLLSIRGCYQYHKSVSGDRVDNVELDAEQGNHAAVATACGETSSNIAEKNINPEHPQVRFVRRRADTWGYVFQMIFQMNAGAVLLTDCVFWFIIVPFLAIKDYNLSVLAINMHTINAVFLLGDTALNCLHFPCFRIAYFFLWTVTYVIFQWLLHACVNIWWPYPFLDLSSPYAPLWYFSVALMHFPCYGAFALVIKLKHHVFTRWFPESYQCGR, via the exons ATGACAGGCAATACAACTATTTCAAGCTATTGGTTCAATTGGAGGGTGTTGGTTTGTGCGATATGGGTTTTAGTTACTgcatttttttcctttgttttgatATGGAAATATGAAGGTTTCCACAAATCAAATGAAATTGGTGATGAAACTCAACAAGACAGAGCTGGATTTCTTGATGAGGATGAGACATGGAGACCATGTTTAAAAGGGATTCACCCTGCTTGGTTGTTGGCTTTTAGACTTGTTGCTTTCTTTGTGCTTTTGATACTGCTAATTGTCACTGCTTTTGTTGATGGAGGCAGCATTTTCTACTATTATACTCA GTGGACATTCACATTGATCACCTTTTATTTTGgg CTTGGATCACTGCTCTCCATACGTGGATGTTACCAATACCACAAAAGTGTTAGTGGTGACAGGGTCGATAACGTAGAGCTAGATGCAGAGCAAGGTAACCATGCTGCTGTTGCAACAGCATGTGGAGAAACCTCTAGCAATATTGCGGAAAAAAACATTAACCCTGAACATCCCCAAGTACGTTTTGTTCGCCGACGAGCAGATACTTGGGGTTATGTCTTTCAAATGATTTTCCAG ATGAACGCAGGTGCTGTTTTGTTGACAGATTGTGTTTTTTGGTTCATAATCGTCCCATTTCTTGCCATTAAAGATTATAATCTCAGTGTT CTGGCTATTAATATGCATACTATCAATGCTGTTTTCTTGCTTGGTGATACTGCTTTAAACTGCTTG CACTTCCCTTGTTTTCGGATTGCATACTTCTTCCTGTGGACGGTGACGTATGTTATATTCCAATGGCtccttcatgcatgtgtgaataTTTG GTGGCCATACCCATTCCTTGATTTGTCATCTCCATATGCTCCCTTATG GTACTTCTCGGTAGCATTGATGCATTTCCCATGCTATGGTGCCTTTGCTTTGGTGATAAAGCTGAAACACCATGTATTTACAAGATGGTTCCCTGAATCTTATCAATGTGGGAGGTAA
- the LOC108479253 gene encoding uncharacterized protein LOC108479253, with translation MINGEGTRENNLAQVASSDPLDLSHSRSDGTSTASSPHYSSCGESQLDRYCSANSALGTPSSIATFNDCLGDSEFGSAKCFSGFALGDDFENFSLDGNLKVPPNRRIEFRKDRTEEGRSFLNVKSVEEGSSSCLDMDLKEEDGNSSRYEHSEGEDSMSNYGTNEDEFSNNPYYRKKEDDENKNMIENPLGINSSVAFGANDWDDFELEAGMGDLAAFMLDASVAGKSFQGSDELQEKFNTFGAMPIGFPSSGESEFVEVKDIPVAEDTVEEAKCYSVNAVSSSRICEGEKYVKDIAVAKNQLHDADDDMGYLETCSVTDVFAMDPDPPVEKAPVEVGLNVVDSDKVRQHQSSEGREFIVVDESKLSERLEIDKYEAELDALDDCVHPVYYPQKTNAELYNDCKPDSPASTSESKVSTTFKSLPMPPDEFEEHPGVVEMKNVELNEFYDEVVHDMEEILLESVDSPGAMFSQGNRIIQPRLPLPLQDGGSNPSTSDADDAYLRSARILRIDGVEVVGAKQKKGNVSLSERLVGVKEYTVYKIRVWCGDDQWEVERRYRDFCTLYRRLKSIFSEQGWNLPPPWSSVETESRKLFGNASPNVIAERSVLIQECLRSIICSRFSSNPPSALIWFLSPQDAFPGIPPSNTHLSQSTYFSRGQGTENISPLGKTISLIVEIRAPKSMKQLLETQHYTCAGCHKHFDEGMTLLRDFVQSFGWGKPRLCEYTGQLFCSSCHTNEMAVLPARVLHHWDFIRYPVSQLAKSYLDSIHDQPMLCVSAVNPFLFSKVPALNHVMGIRKKIGKMLPYVHCPFRMSINKGLGSRRYLLESNDFFALRDLIDLSKGAFAALPVMVETVSKKIQEHIIEQCLICCDVGVPCSARHSCIDPSSLIFPFQEGEIEKCISCGSVFHKHCFKAIANCPCGAVLRADEAMRHSNSLIGGLSFGANGALDLLGKRSSSELLPGGFLSRLFSKTKQEEMEHKDNENTILMGSMPSNYL, from the exons GGACTCGCGAGAACAACCTCGCCCAAGTCGCCTCTTCCGATCCTCTTGATTTATCCCATTCGAGATCGGACGGCACCTCCACGGCTTCGTCGCCGCACTACTCATCTTGTGGAGAATCCCAACTCGATCGTTATTGCAGCGCCAACTCCGCCCTCGGAACGCCCAGTTCAATAGCTACATTCAATGACTGTTTGGGAGACTCTGAGTTCGGGTCAGCGAAGTGTTTTAGTGGTTTTGCATTAGGTGATGATTTTGAGAATTTCAGTTTGGACGGGAACCTAAAAGTTCCACCTAATCGGAGAATTGAGTTTCGGAAGGACAGAACCGAAGAAGGAAGGAGCTTTCTTAATGTTAAAAGTGTTGAAGAAGGTAGCTCTTCATGTTTGGATATGGATTTAAAGGAGGAAGATGGGAATTCATCAAGATATGAGCATTCAGAAGGGGAAGATTCGATGTCTAACTATGGGACGAATGAAGACGAGTTTAGCAATAATCCTTATTACAGGAAGAAAGAAGATGATGAGAATAAGAATATGATCGAGAATCCTTTGGGGATTAATTCGTCTGTGGCGTTTGGTGCTAATGATTGGGATGACTTTGAGCTAGAAGCGGGCATGGGTGATCTGGCAGCTTTCATGCTAGATGCCTCCGTCGCAGGGAAAAGTTTTCAAGGTTCGGATGAATTGCAAGAGAAGTTTAACACTTTCGGTGCAATGCCTATTGGTTTTCCGAGTTCAGGTGAATCCGAATTTGTAGAAGTAAAAGACATTCCTGTGGCTGAAGATACAGTAGAAGAGGCAAAATGTTATTCGGTCAATGCAGTCAGTTCTTCAAGGATTTGTGAGGGAGAGAAATATGTGAAAGATATTGCTGTTGCTAAAAATCAACTTCATGATGCTGATGATGACATGGGGTATCTAGAAACTTGTTCTGTTACTGATGTCTTTGCAATGGACCCGGATCCCCCTGTAGAAAAAGCTCCCGTCGAGGTAGGATTGAATGTTGTAGATTCTGACAAGGTAAGGCAGCATCAATCTTCTGAAGGCAGGGAATTCATTGTCGTTGATGAGAGTAAATTATCTGAAAGACTGGAAATCGATAAGTATGAAGCAGAATTGGATGCCCTTGATGATTGTGTCCATCCAGTCTACTATCCTCAAAAAACAAATGCAGAGCTTTACAACGATTGCAAACCAGATTCACCCGCATCTACAAGTGAAAGTAAAGTGAGCACTACATTCAAGAGTCTTCCTATGCCACCAGATGAATTTGAAGAACATCCTGGAGTGGTTGAG ATGAAGAATGTTGAGCTTAATGAATTTTATGACGAGGTAGTCCATGACATGGAAGAAATTTTGCTTGAGTCTGTTGACTCTCCTGGAGCCATGTTTTCTCAGGGTAATAGGATTATCCAACCACGGTTACCACTTCCTCTACAAGATGGAGGGTCAAATCCTTCTACTTCAGATGCAGACGATGCTTACCTGCGCTCTGCACGTATACTGAGAATAGATGGTGTTGAAGTGGTGGGCGCAAAGCAGAAGAAAGGAAATGTCTCACTTAGTGAAAGGTTGGTTGGGGTAAAGGAATACACTGTGTATAAGATAAGAGTGTGGTGTGGCGATGACCAGTGGGAGGTCGAACGCAGATACCGTGATTTCTGTACTCTCTATCGTCGCTTGAAATCAATATTCTCTGAACAAGGTTGGAATCTTCCTCCTCCCTGGTCATCCGTAGAAACAGAATCTAGAAAGTTATTTGGGAATGCGTCTCCCAATGTTATTGCTGAAAGAAGTGTTCTTATTCAAGAATGCCTACGTTCTATTATATGTTCTAGGTTCTCTTCTAACCCTCCCAGTGCATTGATTTGGTTTTTGTCGCCTCAAGATGCATTTCCTGGCATCCCTCCATCAAATACCCATTTGTCTCAGAGTACATATTTTTCAAGAGGGCAAGGCACAGAAAATATTTCTCCTTTAGGGAAGACTATATCGCTTATTGTTGAAATTCGAGCACCAAAATCAATGAAACAGCTGTTAGAAACTCAACATTACACTTGTGCTGGATGCCACAAACATTTTGATGAAGGAATGACTCTACTGCGAGATTTTGTCCAATCTTTTGGATGGGGAAAGCCTAGACTTTGTGAATACACTGGCCAGTTGTTTTGTTCTTCCTGTCACACAAATGAGATGGCAGTCTTACCAGCAAGAGTGTTGCATCATTGGGATTTTATTCGATATCCAGTTTCTCAATTGGCTAAATCATATCTGGATTCTATACATGACCAG CCCATGCTTTGTGTCAGTGCTGTAAATCCTTTCCTATTTTCAAAGGTTCCAGCTCTGAACCATGTTATGGGCATCAGGAAAAAAATAGGAAAGATGCTTCCGTATGTTCACTGTCCATTTCGTATGTCAATAAACAAAGGACTTGGGTCTCGAAGATATCTTCTTGAAAGCAATGATTTTTTTGCACTTAGAGATCTCATTGATCTTTCCAAAGGAGCTTTTGCAG CTCTTCCTGTTATGGTGGAAACTGTATCAAAGAAAATCCAGGAGCATATCATAGAGCAATGCCTCATATGTTGTGATGTGGGAGTCCCCTGTAGCGCTCGCCACTCTTGTATTGACCCATCCTCTCTCATATTTCCTTTTCAG GAAGGTGAGATTGAAAAGTGTATATCCTGTGGATCAGTTTTCCATAAGCATTGCTTTAAAGCGATTGCAAACTGTCCTTGTGGGGCAGTACTTAGAGCAGACGAGGCTATGAGACATTCAAATAGTCTAATCGGTGGTTTGAGTTTTGGGGCAAATGGAGCATTGGACTTGTTAGGGAAGAGGTCAAGCTCAGAGTTGTTGCCTGGGGGTTTCTTATCTAGACTATTTTCAAAGACAAAGCAAGAAGAGATGGAGCACAAGGACAATGAAAATACCATTTTAATGGGTTCAATGCCAAGCAATTATTTGTGA